Proteins co-encoded in one Carassius carassius chromosome 35, fCarCar2.1, whole genome shotgun sequence genomic window:
- the LOC132115708 gene encoding peptidase inhibitor 15-A, with translation MNENHLAIDILLLCISCGTSALAAFNPTASSSLPATNFTDIGSAPPKYLTEAANLPKTRRKRYISQNDMLAILDYHNKVRGKVFPPASNMEYMVWDDTLAKTAEQWASTCIWEHGPRNLLRFLGQNLSVRTGRYRSILQLVKPWYDEVKDYSFPYPRDCNPRCPLKCYGPMCTHYTQMVWATSNKVGCAINTCHNMNVWGSVWKRATYLVCNYSPKGNWIGEAPYKVGVPCSTCPPSYGGSCSNNMCFPAVNSNYLHWFK, from the exons ATGAATGAAAACCACTTGGCTATCGACATTCTGCTCTTGTGTATATCCTGTGGAACAAGTGCACTGGCAGCCTTCAATCCCACTGCCTCTTCGTCTCTTCCAGCAACCAATTTCACTGATATTGGCTCTGCGCCTCCAAAATATCTCACTGAGGCCGCAAACCTTCCCAAAACCAGACGGAAACGTTATATTTCCCAGAACGATATGCTTGCGATACTTGATTACCATAATAAAGTAAGAGGGAAAGTTTTCCCTCCAGCCTCAAACATGGAATATATG GTCTGGGATGACACTCTTGCAAAGACGGCTGAACAGTGGGCATCCACGTGTATTTGGGAGCACGGTCCTCGCAATCTTCTTAGATTTCTGGGTCAGAACCTTTCAGTCCGAACTGGAAG ATACAGGTCCATTTTGCAGCTTGTAAAGCCTTGGTATGATGAAGTGAAGGACTATTCTTTTCCCTATCCTCGAGACTGCAATCCTAGATGTCCCCTTAAGTGCTACGGACCTATGTGCACTCATTATACCCAA ATGGTGTGGGCAACCTCTAATAAAGTAGGATGTGCCATCAACACATGCCATAATATGAATGTTTGGGGCTCAGTATGGAAGAGGGCAACATACTTGGTGTGCAACTATTCTCCAAA GGGGAACTGGATTGGTGAGGCCCCGTATAAAGTAGGTGTTCCTTGCTCCACATGCCCTCCGAGCTATGGAGGTTCATGCAGTAACAACATGTGCTTTCCTGCTGTGAACTCAAATTACCTGCACTggtttaaataa